In Bacillus sp. DX3.1, the following proteins share a genomic window:
- a CDS encoding aspartate/glutamate racemase family protein encodes MKTIGLLGGMSWESSVIYYKLINELIKEKLGGHNSAQSLMYSVNFQEIKTLQHEGEWEKATQIMIEASKKIECGGADFLIICTNTMHKMADEVELALSIPLLHIADATAIKIMEKGIKKVGLLATEFTMEEDFYKGRLKNKYGLNVLVPNEEDRKIVHNIIYQELCLGKIFSQSKEKYIKIIDNLIKDGAEAIILGCTEITLLVSQEDCKVPVFDTTRIHAQCAVEYALNKENVESFKS; translated from the coding sequence ATGAAAACTATTGGTCTACTTGGTGGAATGAGCTGGGAGTCATCAGTTATTTATTATAAGTTAATTAATGAATTGATTAAGGAAAAATTAGGTGGTCATAATTCAGCACAAAGTCTTATGTATTCAGTAAATTTTCAAGAAATAAAAACACTTCAACATGAAGGAGAATGGGAAAAAGCTACTCAAATTATGATTGAGGCTAGTAAGAAGATTGAATGTGGTGGTGCAGATTTTCTTATAATTTGCACCAATACGATGCATAAAATGGCTGATGAAGTAGAATTAGCTTTATCTATACCATTACTTCATATTGCAGATGCAACTGCAATTAAAATTATGGAGAAAGGGATTAAGAAAGTAGGTCTTTTGGCTACAGAGTTTACGATGGAAGAAGATTTTTATAAAGGACGATTAAAAAATAAATATGGTTTAAATGTTCTTGTTCCTAATGAAGAAGACAGAAAAATTGTTCATAATATCATTTATCAAGAATTGTGTCTTGGAAAAATATTTTCTCAATCAAAAGAAAAATACATAAAAATTATAGATAATCTTATTAAGGATGGAGCGGAAGCTATTATTCTTGGATGTACAGAGATTACCCTTTTAGTTTCACAAGAAGATTGCAAAGTACCAGTATTTGATACTACCCGTATTCATGCTCAATGTGCTGTTGAATATGCTTTGAATAAAGAAAATGTGGAGAGTTTTAAGAGCTAA
- a CDS encoding DJ-1/PfpI family protein, whose translation MLKKTAVLLYPQFSEYELSVALSILMQGKKPVITVGLDHLPIKGESGLSCVTDTTVDELNLEEVDSLLLTGCMDIMGLINEEKLFNFIKRVATKERVVASISSSPLLLAKAGVLKGKKYTVGLTEENMNKLGVFEKENFSEELVVQDGNVITARGRGFIRFGKYLGNALKLEFDEGWYQE comes from the coding sequence GTGTTAAAAAAAACAGCTGTTTTACTATATCCGCAATTCAGTGAATATGAGTTAAGTGTGGCTTTGTCTATTTTAATGCAAGGGAAAAAACCTGTTATTACTGTGGGATTAGATCATCTCCCTATTAAAGGTGAGTCAGGATTATCTTGTGTAACTGACACTACTGTTGATGAACTTAACCTTGAAGAAGTAGATAGCCTATTATTAACTGGTTGTATGGATATTATGGGTTTAATTAACGAAGAAAAATTATTTAATTTTATTAAGCGAGTAGCTACTAAAGAACGTGTTGTTGCAAGCATATCAAGTTCCCCCCTCCTGTTAGCAAAAGCAGGGGTTTTAAAAGGTAAAAAATATACAGTTGGACTTACAGAAGAAAATATGAACAAGTTAGGTGTATTTGAAAAAGAGAATTTTTCGGAAGAATTAGTCGTGCAAGATGGTAACGTAATTACAGCACGAGGCAGAGGATTTATTAGATTTGGAAAATACTTAGGGAATGCATTAAAACTTGAATTTGATGAAGGATGGTATCAAGAATAA
- a CDS encoding YflJ family protein, giving the protein MYFGSKGWYVSELKKLGVRYYEGKKLESYRTHVLASLLERVKRASA; this is encoded by the coding sequence ATGTATTTCGGAAGCAAGGGTTGGTACGTTAGTGAATTGAAAAAATTAGGTGTGCGTTATTATGAAGGTAAAAAGCTAGAATCCTACCGTACACATGTGTTAGCTAGTTTACTTGAGAGAGTTAAGAGAGCGTCAGCTTAA
- a CDS encoding YhzD family protein, protein MGVYTLTVFEKDGSKALDESFEAATETEAKSKGETILREKQLYEHTHRCTSSAGKLVLFQR, encoded by the coding sequence ATGGGAGTATACACACTAACAGTCTTTGAAAAAGATGGTTCGAAAGCACTAGACGAATCATTCGAGGCCGCGACAGAAACAGAAGCAAAATCAAAAGGTGAAACCATTTTACGAGAAAAACAATTGTATGAGCATACGCACCGTTGCACATCTTCAGCAGGAAAGCTTGTTTTATTCCAGCGCTAA